The Toxorhynchites rutilus septentrionalis strain SRP chromosome 3, ASM2978413v1, whole genome shotgun sequence genome includes a region encoding these proteins:
- the LOC129779068 gene encoding protein KRTCAP2 homolog, whose product MAVPTSVSLVLASVTAVLIFSAMQMYKPLIASSQIATIFGGYMGSWLFILSLTAVSNLEAVVLGKGFQAKLFPEVAFCLVGSLFACGMVHRVCATTCMLFSIAALYYINRISQKVHNAPVPTDTYVGKKKKK is encoded by the exons ATGG CTGTCCCAACATCGGTTTCGCTGGTCTTAGCCTCGGTCACGGCCGTACTGATTTTCTCCGCAATGCAGATGTACAAACCATTGATAgcatcatctcagatagcaaCGATTTTTGGTGGATACATGGGATCTTGGCTTTTCATCCTTTCCTTGACT GCCGTATCAAACCTGGAAGCTGTGGTTTTGGGTAAAGGTTTTCAGGCGAAGCTGTTCCCAGAGGTTGCGTTCTGCCTTGTAGGGTCGCTGTTTGCCTGTGGCATGGTGCACCGTGTTTGTGCAACTACATG TATGCTATTCTCCATAGCGGCACTGTATTATATCAACAGGATTTCCCAGAAAGTGCACAACGCCCCTGTTCCTACAGATACTTATGTtgggaagaaaaagaagaaataa